Sequence from the Theropithecus gelada isolate Dixy chromosome 20, Tgel_1.0, whole genome shotgun sequence genome:
NNNNNNNNNNNNNNNNNNNNNNNNNNNNNNNNNNNNNNNNNNNNNNNNNNNNNNNNNNNNNNNNNNNNNNNNNNNNNNNNNNNNNNNNNNNNNNNNNNNNNNNNNNNNNNNNNNNNNNNNNNNNNNNNNNNNNNNNNNNNNNNNNNNNNNNNNNNNNNNNNNNNNNNNNNNNNNNNNNNNNNNNNNNNNNNNNNNNNNNNNNNNNNNNNNNNNNNNNNNNNNNNNNNNNNNNNNNNNNNNNNNNNNNNNNNNNNNNNNNNNNNNNNNNNNNNNNNNNNNNNNNNNNNNNNNNNNNNNNNNNNNNNNNNNNNNNNNNNNNNNNNNNNNNNNNNNNNNNNNNNNNNNNNNNNNNNNNNNNNNNNNNNNNNNNNNNNNNNNNNNNNNNNNNNNNNNNNNNNNNNNNNNNNNNNNNNNNNNNNNNNNNNNNNNNNNNNNNNNNNNNNNNNNNNNNNNNNNNNNNNNNNNNNNNNNNNNNNNNNNNNNNNNNNNNNNNNNNNNNNNNNNNNNNNNNNNNNNNNNNNNNNNNNNNNNNNNNNNNNNNNNNNNNNNNNNNNNNNNNNNNNNNNNNNNNNNNNNNNNNNNNNNNNNNNNNNNNNNNNNNNNNNNNNNNNNNNNNNNNNNNNNNNNNNNNNNNNNNNNNNNNNNNNNNNNNNNNNNNNNNNNNNNNNNNNNNNNNNNNNNNNNNNNNNNNNNNNNNNNNNNNNNNNNNNNNNNNNNNNNNNNNNNNNNNNNNNNNNNNNNNNNNNNNNNNNNNNNNNNNNNNNNNNNNNNNNNNNNNNNNNNNNNNNNNNNNNNNNNNNNNNNNNNNNNNNNNNNNNNNNNNNNNNNNNNNNNNNNNCCTGCCGTCTTCTCCCAGACGGTGTCCGCCGTGTGCCTGCCCAGCGCCGACGATGACTTCCCCACGGGGACAGTGTGCGTCACCACAGGCTGGGGCAAGACCAAGTACAACGGTGAGGGGCCGCGGGGCTGCCTCTGGGGTCGGGGCTGCCTGGCTGTGGAGTGCCCCTGTGACTGTTTGGCTCTAAATTCCAACACGCTCCTAACTTTCCGTTCTTTATTGATAATCCTCTGAATTTAAAATCCCCCCAGTGCAAATAAAATCCAGGTCGGATCATGAGGAGCCTGCATAGGGGGCTTCTGAGCGCACCTGGCCGGGTGAGCCCTGCCCTGGCTGACCTGCCTGGAGTCACAGTGTGGGACTCCCACCCGGGCAGGGCCGAGGCCTGCTTTGTCCCACAGGCGCTTCCGAGGCTCCAGGGGCCGTACCCAACATCGTGGTGATGGTGCAGGGGAGGGCAGGCGTGTCGGCCTCGGGTCTCTCCCTCCTAAGTGGGCTGGGTGAGCCCTGACCTTCCTCCTGTCCTGCAGCCAACAAGATCCCTGACAAGCTGCAGCAGGCGGCCCTGCCCCTCCTGTCCAATGCCCAATGCAGGAAGTTCTGGGGCAGCAAGATCACTGAGATGATCTGCGCTGGGGCCAGCGGTGTCTCCTCCTGCAAGGTGAGGCTGGCCCCACCCAGGCCCTGGCCAGGCGAGCGGGGTGCAGAAGAGGCCCGGGTTCCCCACCCCTCTCTGCCCTCATCTGCTAACCCCACTGCTTCCT
This genomic interval carries:
- the LOC112613841 gene encoding chymotrypsinogen B-like — its product is PAVFSQTVSAVCLPSADDDFPTGTVCVTTGWGKTKYNANKIPDKLQQAALPLLSNAQCRKFWGSKITEMICAGASGVSSCKGDSGGPLVCQKDRAWTLMGIVSWGSGTCSTSSPGVYTHVTKLIPRVQEILAAN